The DNA sequence AGTTGTCCTTACTCGGTACAGAAGTGGTACTTCCATTTGGACCCAATATTGATTTGGTTGTAAAACCAGGGCAAGGCGAACAAACCACCCGCGTGAAGTGGGACTGCCAAGGATATGAATCTCTTCAGGTAGCCGGAGCATTTGTTTTTAAAGGCAATATGCTTACCCCTGTGGAAGGCAATGAACCCCTAGCGGCCGACTTCTTCTTCCTGGCGAGTATCTGGGCCGATTTTATTGGTGAACTCAATATGCCTGCTTTCCAGGTGAAAGGCCTGGAAGGTTTAGAGGTTGCGGAAGGCCAAGTGATGGTGGATTACTCTGACATTCGTGCAATCGACGGTATCCAATACCCCGCGGGCTATCAGGGTAACCAAGGTGCAATTTGGAAAGGGTTTTACTTTCCGCAATTACAGCTTCAGCTTCCGACCTACTTACGTAAAAAGAACAATGACCGGATAACGATCGCTGCCGAGCATCTGATCATTGATAAAATGGGCTTCAGTGGCGAGGTATCGGCTGCACCTTTGCTCGTACTCGATCAAGGCAGCCTCGGCGGCTGGCAATTTTCGATTGATCAATTCCAAGTGACGCTCGTCAATAACAGCCTTCAGGAAGGAGGCTTTGCTGGGGAAATACGCCTGCCCATTAGCGATGCAGGAATTGGCTATAACTGTTCACTAAGTCAGACCGACCAGGAGGTAGGCATGGACTTTATGATCAACACCCTCGATGATATTTCCGTCGATATGTGGGCGGCTAACCTGACCTTATTGCCTGGCTCCACCTTGTCTGTAACGGTCGAAAACGAAGAAATTATCACTGCTGCGGACCTTAGTGGTTCGCTTACCCTGGCGGGAGGTTTGCCTGACCAGGAGGGCATGACCCTCGATTTTCCAGACATGGCCTTTGAGCATCTCGTTGTCCGAAACAAAGCACCTTACCTCAGCTGTGAGCTGTTCAGTTTGGCCAGCCCCCAAAAGTCACTGAATGGTTTTGAGGTAAGTATAAATCCCGAAAACGAAGGAGAAGGAGTTGCGCTGGTCATCGACGACAGTAAGGCTACCTTGCAATTGGGCTTTAGTGTCAAACTCCACAATGCGACCAAATCCATTGAAGGGCTCACGCAACTGAGCGTAGCGGGCTCGCTGGTAGAAGAAGGCAATCTCCAGAGCTGGAAATACGATGGTAGTCAACTGGACAAAATCGTCGTAGATGCCGATCTCGGCTACATGGATATGCATGGAGAGGTCAACTTCTACAATGGCAATGACCCTACTTTCGGGCGAGGCTTTCGTGGTGATTTTTCGGCCACCGTTCAGCCCAGTATCAGTATTGAAACCTTCACGGTACAGTTTGGTAAAGTAGATGGTTACCGCTACTGGTTTGTGGATGCTAAAGCCATTATTCAACCGGGAATTGTGGTGGCACCAGGTTTTGCGGTCTATGGCTTTGGGGGTGGTGCTTATTACCACATGAAAGCTACCGGATTTCCTTCTTATGATACCATGAAAGGAAAGCCAGGGACAACCACGGCTGCCGGGCTAAATGAAGTGGGCGCAACCTCTTCCGGCGTCACTTACCTGCCCGACGAAAGCACGCTGTTTGGTCTGAAGGCCTCGGTGGTTATCGGTATCTCACCAGACCCCACACCTTTCAATGCGGACATCGAGTTCAGTATGCAAATTAATGATAATGGCGGCTTCGACTTCATCCGCCTGAAGGGCGAGGGGTATTTCATGACCGATATCATGGAACGCGATGACCCCAAAGTTTTAGCCACCGTAGACATGATGTATACTCCCGGAGACAAAACCTTTGAAGGCACTTTTGGGGTTGATTTCATGTACGGATCGGAAGAGAACCCTGTGCTGGTAGGAAACGGGAGTATTTATACGAAATTCGCCCCTGGTGTTTGGAAAATCCTGGCAGGTACGCCTAGTGACCGCATGAGTATGAAAATTTTCTCCACTTACGAAGTAGGCACTTACGTGATGATGGGGAACCAGATTCCTCCACCACCTGATTTGCCACCTGGTTTCCAAAACAAAGAAGGACTAGAGAACTTCTCCCTGGTACGTAATCTTGGTGGAGACAAAGTGTACGAAGGGCTGGCTTTTGGCCAACAAATCAATTTTGCTGCGAATGATTTGAAGTTCCTGATTTTCTATGCTGATATGGATTTGACGGTGGGTTACGATGTGGCCTTACTTAAAAACGCGATCAGTTGTGAAGGTATGAATGAGGTGGGTTTCAATGATTACTACGCCACGGGCAAAGGCTATGCAGGCTTTGATTTTACCTGCGGCATTGATATTGATACCTGGTTTTTGGAGACAAAAATAGAAGTGTTCTCGGCCTACCTCTACGCGGCAGTTGAAGTTGGATTACCGAACCCTACCTGGGTAAAGGGTGCGGCAACGGGAGCCTATCAGGTACTCAACGGTAAGCTGGAAGGCAGCTTCACTTTCAAGTTTGAGGCCGGGCAAATTTGCACGCCTTCCTCTGGAGGTGCTTTCCAGGGATTGGAAATCATTGCGGACATGAGCCCGACAGGCACTGGAGAGGATGTCTTTGTCACCCCTCAGGTCGCCTTTAATTTACCGATTGGTAAAAATATATTGTTGCAGGAAAATCCTGAAGATCCCAATAGCACCACCCATGAGTTCCGTTTTTCTCTGGACGATGTAAAGCTGGAGCGGATTGCTAAATGGCAAAATGGCCAGTGGGTAAACCTGGCTCAACCGGAAACCGTAGCCGGAAATTTCTTACTGAAGCAATCCCAATTGGCGCAGTTTCGGCCTGATGAGGCATTGCTTGGTTACAGCAAATACCGCCTGACTGCAAAAGTATGGGGCGAGCACCGCAAGTTTAGCGTAGCGGAAACCCCTTGGAAAACCATCACGGTCGCGGAAGACGATCCGGCAACGGCTTACGAAATCAAGACCCAGGAGTTCACCACGGGCCCACGCCCTCAGGTATTGACCAACAGCAATATCCTCGACACCTATCCCCGGCGCTACCAACGGTATTTCTACAAGGGAGATGCCGCCAACGGTGTGATCCGCTTTAAGAGCTGGCCTGGCTATCTGTTCGGCACCCAGCCCAGTGATGCCGAAAATTATCAGTACCGCTTCGTGGTGCGTTTCCACCAGATAAAGAATGGAGCAACATTGGTAGGAGAGGTTCCTTTACAGCTTGATCCATCCCAAAAGCGAGTCACTTTTGAGGTGCCAAACCTTGAGCACGAGACCATCTACATGGTACAACTGCTAGCCTTACTGGAAAAGAAACCCGGTGCCTGGTTGGCCAATAATGAGCCCGCTTTGACGACCGAAACCCAGAGCACTGATCTTGGCCAGGGCAATACCGTCAACGTGCAGTATACGCGGATCAACAGTTCAGCCATTGGCGAAAACGAACACGAATTGTACGCGCTGTATTTCCGCACCAGCAAATACGCGCACATCCTTACCAAATGGAACGACTACACCAACCAGGCTACCCAGGTTGCTGCGGGTAATGGGAGCTTGAAGCGGAGAATTACGGCGAGCTACACCGGAGATGAAGCTTGGGATTTTTATGACCTTAACCCAAGTGCCAATGCTTACGGTTCCGTTGCGCCATTGCTTAGTATCAACCTTACCCGATTACAGCTGACAGGTGGTACGGGTAATGGAGTGCGCTGGCCGATTCACCATTACTATAAAGAACCGCTGCAAAACCTGATGGCCACCAATCTGGGAGGTGCGATTAATGCATCACCTTACACCCGTAACGTACCCGGCGCTGGCGAGTACCCGCTAAACAGTACCTGGCTGCACGGCAAGCCCATCTCTAATGGCATGGACTTGTACGCCATCGGCATCCGCTACACCGGCAATGGTCAGGACAATAAACTGACGAACAGCGAAGTCGTAAACGCCTATAATCAAGGCGGTGGCGGCGGTGTGAATATCCAGAACCTCCAAGTCAATAATGGCGGCGGCGGTGGAAATCTTCTGAATATGAATACGCTACAACTGGCCATACCGGTAGTTCATAAAATGAACATCCTCTACGACCACGCGCACCACAGCTATTATGCCAAAGAGCAACTGAAACAGATGATCAGCCAAGGCGGCCTTTTGCCCAACTGGGGCGACCCCGTGCAATACACCCCCTGGAAGTTTTTTGTAGACCATGGTTTCGACCAACAGTTCATCCCCAAGGAGGGGCAGGAGAAACTGTATTACCAGATCAATCGCAATTTGCCATCGGGCGTGCAGCACAAGAGTGGCCAGCAGAGCAAAGAAACCTACATCACTTACTGATCGGAATTAAAAAACGAATTATGAAAAATCTAATATTAGTCCTGTTCCTGTCAGTATTTGCAGGTGTTTTGTTGGGGCAATCGGTTGCCACGCCTGGCATTAGTGTCATTGGTTATCAGGAGGCAGGTGTCAATTACTTGCGCTGGGTGCCTGCTAATTATGCGAGTTGGAAAGCGTTGAGCCAGCAGGGATACCATGTTTATAGGTATCCGATGGGGGAGCGTGGTGCTGATTTTTCGGCCGGTGAGCAATTGACCACTGTACCGCTGCGTGCTAAAAGCCTGGAGGAACTCAAAGCGCAATTTGGGCGGGATCATCAATTGGCGGCCATTGCTGCTCAGGGCCTTTACGGCGAAATAGAGAGGACGCCAGAGGCTGGCCTCGCCGGAGGAATCGTGGCTCGCCACACGCAGGAAGAAAATCTCTTCGGCTTTGCCATGCTTGCCGCTGATGCTGACCCGGAACTGGCTCGCGCATTAGGATTAGGGTGGGAAGACAAGACGGCCATTGCTGGCAGAAGCTATGTTTACGAAGTGGCCCCCGCCGTTGCGGAGAATGCTCCTGCTACCGCAGGGAGGTACTTTTTGGAGCCTTCCTCCGAATTTCCGCTTCCGCGCATAGAAGCTTTGGAGGTGGTAGAAAAGGAGCTCGAAATAGAACTCCGCTGGAATCCCGCCGAGAATCCTTTCCCCGCTTCGGGCTACTGGATAGAGCGCTCCCTGAATGGTGGTCGCAATTTTGAGCGCCTCAATCCAGTCCCGTTCATCGTCATCAATAACAGTGTTTCTGATTCCTTGGTAGGCGGATGGGCTACTTTCCGGGTACCGGTCACCGAAAACTATGTTTCTGCCAATTACCGGGTTCGCCCTTTTGATGCCTTTGGCAGAATGGCCGAAGATATCAGTTGGGTAGCAGGGATGGGCCGGGATCGTACACCACCACCTACTCCTCTACCCCAGCAAGTGCAGCAACTTCCAGAAGGATCGCTGATCAGCTGGCGGATGCTGGAAGAACCGACGGATTTGGCGGGCTACTTTGTTGCCTCGGGGCCTACAGCGGAAGGACCTTACTCTTGGATCAATGAACAAATGCTTGCGCCGAACCAGAAGGCATGGTTGGATACCAAACCAGCACTTCCGGGCGAAAAACGCTACTACACCGTTACGGCTATTGACACCGCAGGGAATTTCGCGCAATCACTTCCGATCAACAATTTCTGGGTGGATAGTCTACCTCCCGCGCCACCGCAGGCGCTAAAAGCAAGCATAGATACCACCGGACTACTCGTTTTGGAGTGGGCACCCAACCAGGAAAAAGACCTCATGGGCTACAATGTTTTCTTCGCCAATGCGGATGATCACCTGTTCACCCAGCTGAATAGCAGCCCCTTGACCAACCCCAGCTACACCCACCATTTGTCATTGAAAACCCTGACCGAAGAAATCTACTACCGCGTAGTGGCGATGGATGGCTATTTCAATGCCAGTGATTACTCGCAGGTCTTAAAAGTGGATAAGCCCGACCTGATTGCGCCAGTAGCTCCCCAGATTAAGCAAGTAAGCATCGGTGCTAAGAGTGTCGATCTGGAGCTGCTACCCAGCCCCAGCAAAGATGTGACCCACACGGAGATCCGTCGCCGGGAATCAGGACAAAACGACTGGGAAAGACTCGTCTTGTTGGAGGGTAAACCAACGATTTACCAGGATCGGACGGCCCTTGCCGGGAAAACCTACCAATACAGCATTCGCTGCCATGATGATGCCACGCTGTGGTCTGCTTCTTCGGCAGTCATGCAGGTTCAAATGACGCAGGCTGCTAACCCAGCAGGCATTACCGCTATTCAGTTACAAATAACCAACACCCGGAATGGCATTGAGCTTTCCTGGCAGAATCCTGTAGTACCATCCGGTTATCGGTTACAGTTGTATCGCTCCGTCAATGAAGGGCCGCTGCGCTTACT is a window from the Lewinella sp. LCG006 genome containing:
- a CDS encoding fibronectin type III domain-containing protein, translating into MKNLILVLFLSVFAGVLLGQSVATPGISVIGYQEAGVNYLRWVPANYASWKALSQQGYHVYRYPMGERGADFSAGEQLTTVPLRAKSLEELKAQFGRDHQLAAIAAQGLYGEIERTPEAGLAGGIVARHTQEENLFGFAMLAADADPELARALGLGWEDKTAIAGRSYVYEVAPAVAENAPATAGRYFLEPSSEFPLPRIEALEVVEKELEIELRWNPAENPFPASGYWIERSLNGGRNFERLNPVPFIVINNSVSDSLVGGWATFRVPVTENYVSANYRVRPFDAFGRMAEDISWVAGMGRDRTPPPTPLPQQVQQLPEGSLISWRMLEEPTDLAGYFVASGPTAEGPYSWINEQMLAPNQKAWLDTKPALPGEKRYYTVTAIDTAGNFAQSLPINNFWVDSLPPAPPQALKASIDTTGLLVLEWAPNQEKDLMGYNVFFANADDHLFTQLNSSPLTNPSYTHHLSLKTLTEEIYYRVVAMDGYFNASDYSQVLKVDKPDLIAPVAPQIKQVSIGAKSVDLELLPSPSKDVTHTEIRRRESGQNDWERLVLLEGKPTIYQDRTALAGKTYQYSIRCHDDATLWSASSAVMQVQMTQAANPAGITAIQLQITNTRNGIELSWQNPVVPSGYRLQLYRSVNEGPLRLLKSLPAESTSYQDLTTNNGDRYQYGLQVIYDYGGESLLTESEFFQF